One window of the Methylovirgula sp. HY1 genome contains the following:
- a CDS encoding MotE family protein, with the protein MPHRFAALVNPAPTQADIAGPPAAAQVPAAQSPAAQSSGTPAGGGGAAAGKNDHAQRASKAKEMSAAAAKRKARELASLPREVRQFCVNTANAAANARIAWQAAKLTELTTRLRQRIAELEAKRAEYEDWLHKHDEAMQEARKDIVAIYSRMRPDAAAAQLSVMDEVMAASLLTKLNSRVASAILAEMDPGRAARIANAMLGPPIPADGKKS; encoded by the coding sequence ATGCCTCATCGATTTGCCGCGCTCGTCAATCCGGCGCCGACGCAGGCCGACATAGCCGGACCGCCGGCGGCGGCTCAGGTGCCGGCGGCGCAATCACCTGCGGCGCAATCATCCGGTACGCCTGCGGGTGGCGGTGGTGCGGCGGCAGGGAAAAATGACCACGCGCAACGCGCAAGCAAGGCCAAGGAAATGTCCGCGGCGGCCGCGAAGCGTAAGGCGCGGGAACTCGCTTCGCTGCCGCGCGAGGTTCGCCAGTTTTGCGTCAATACGGCGAATGCCGCTGCGAATGCGCGCATCGCCTGGCAGGCGGCCAAATTGACCGAACTCACAACAAGGTTGCGGCAGCGGATCGCCGAGCTCGAAGCGAAGCGGGCCGAGTACGAAGATTGGCTCCACAAGCATGATGAGGCGATGCAGGAGGCAAGGAAGGATATCGTGGCCATTTATTCGCGTATGCGGCCGGATGCGGCCGCGGCGCAACTTTCGGTCATGGACGAGGTGATGGCCGCATCGCTCCTCACCAAGCTCAATTCCCGGGTCGCAAGCGCGATTCTTGCCGAAATGGATCCGGGCCGCGCCGCGCGCATCGCCAATGCGATGCTCGGTCCACCTATTCCCGCTGACGGAAAGAAATCCTGA
- the flgA gene encoding flagellar basal body P-ring formation chaperone FlgA has product MAKGALFSLLRAAFLDVVAVVMCVAPLAAAPTHVLPVPAITIYPGDRIRNRYLVDRHFADNEQILRGNVIDSRLALVGKLARRTLLPGAPIPVNAVTDPNAVTNGQKVRVVFSQDGLYIQTYCIALQTGRIGQVISVRNPDSGTTISGIVQADGSVRVGG; this is encoded by the coding sequence ATGGCGAAAGGCGCATTGTTCTCCTTGCTGCGCGCCGCATTCCTCGATGTCGTCGCAGTCGTCATGTGCGTCGCGCCTCTCGCTGCGGCGCCTACGCATGTTCTGCCTGTGCCGGCGATTACGATCTACCCCGGCGACAGGATCCGGAATAGATATCTGGTGGATCGTCATTTTGCTGACAATGAACAGATACTGCGCGGCAACGTGATCGACTCGCGTTTGGCGCTCGTCGGCAAATTGGCGCGTCGAACTTTGCTGCCCGGCGCGCCGATCCCGGTTAATGCGGTGACCGATCCGAATGCGGTTACCAACGGCCAGAAGGTCAGGGTCGTCTTCAGTCAAGACGGTTTGTATATCCAGACCTATTGCATCGCGTTGCAAACGGGTCGTATCGGTCAGGTGATCTCGGTGCGCAATCCCGATAGCGGGACGACCATATCGGGCATTGTCCAGGCCGATGGATCCGTGCGGGTTGGCGGCTGA
- the fliF gene encoding flagellar basal-body MS-ring/collar protein FliF, with translation MTALEQAERFWGNLIKLGTRRLIALGVTGLVVFAITGLAGYYLSRPSFQVLYTGLERQDTSEIASVLRDANIRFDVSPDGTSVMVGYGDAGRARVVLAEKGLPNSPNAGDELFDKLGSLGLTSFMQQVTRVRALEGELARSIQLMSGVHAARVHLVLPDSGSFRRRAEPPSASVVVRLDSSDSGTIAKAIRHLVAGAVPAMKVQEVTVLDTNGHLLASGDDLGDAASGQKLDLENTVSRDIQDNIRKTLTPFLGMRNFQISVATRLNTDQKQTKETVYNPDSRVERSVRVVKQTDESQNSSSPTPTSATQNVPQPNPTPGNGKQSNQDSQKRDELTNYEISSKTITTVSGGFQIEHISVAVLVNRASLIAAMGGKATAGAMDKEVADLQQLVASAAGVSKTRGDLIKLSVVDFADSGTVLEPVPGPTFTEVMLHQTGTIINGVVVVLVATLLIWFGIRPTIKAAFGPAAGAAGEEFQYMNAAAPLLTADGFEMPEPMTVPLVEGLGSFASMNEPNLIGDLTDSVKRTPLKRLEQIVEFDEEQAAAIMKLWMRQKGTA, from the coding sequence ATGACGGCGCTTGAACAGGCCGAGCGTTTCTGGGGCAATCTGATCAAGCTGGGAACGCGGCGTCTCATCGCGCTGGGCGTGACCGGCTTGGTTGTGTTTGCGATCACCGGGCTTGCCGGTTATTACCTCAGTAGGCCATCGTTTCAGGTTCTTTATACCGGCCTCGAGCGCCAGGATACGAGCGAGATCGCTTCGGTCCTGCGCGATGCCAATATTCGATTCGATGTAAGTCCCGATGGGACCTCGGTGATGGTCGGCTATGGCGACGCCGGCCGCGCCCGCGTCGTGCTGGCGGAGAAGGGGTTGCCGAACAGCCCCAACGCCGGTGACGAGCTTTTCGATAAGCTCGGCTCGCTCGGGCTAACCTCTTTCATGCAGCAAGTGACGCGGGTGCGTGCGCTCGAAGGCGAGCTGGCGCGCTCAATCCAATTGATGAGCGGCGTTCACGCCGCGCGCGTGCATCTCGTCCTGCCTGACTCGGGTTCCTTCCGCCGTCGCGCCGAACCGCCTTCGGCGTCTGTCGTCGTGCGGCTCGATTCCAGTGATTCTGGCACCATTGCAAAGGCGATTCGCCATCTCGTGGCCGGCGCCGTTCCGGCCATGAAGGTCCAGGAGGTGACGGTTCTCGATACCAATGGCCATCTGCTGGCCTCGGGCGATGATCTTGGCGATGCCGCATCCGGTCAAAAGCTCGATCTGGAAAACACGGTATCGAGAGATATTCAGGATAATATTCGAAAGACTCTCACGCCCTTCCTCGGCATGCGCAATTTCCAGATCAGCGTGGCGACGCGGCTGAACACCGACCAAAAGCAGACGAAAGAGACAGTTTACAATCCGGATTCTCGGGTCGAGCGGTCAGTTCGGGTCGTCAAGCAGACGGACGAATCGCAGAATTCGAGCAGTCCGACGCCGACGTCAGCGACCCAAAACGTACCACAACCAAATCCCACGCCGGGCAATGGCAAGCAATCGAATCAGGACAGTCAGAAGCGCGACGAGCTCACGAATTACGAGATTTCGTCGAAGACGATCACCACGGTGAGTGGCGGCTTCCAGATCGAGCATATTTCGGTCGCGGTTCTCGTCAATCGAGCGAGTTTGATCGCTGCGATGGGCGGGAAGGCGACGGCCGGTGCGATGGATAAGGAGGTTGCCGATCTCCAGCAGCTCGTCGCTTCGGCTGCCGGAGTGAGCAAGACGCGCGGCGATTTGATCAAGCTCTCGGTCGTCGACTTTGCCGATAGCGGCACTGTCCTCGAACCGGTGCCAGGCCCGACCTTCACCGAAGTCATGCTTCATCAGACCGGGACGATCATCAATGGCGTCGTCGTCGTACTCGTCGCCACGCTGCTGATCTGGTTCGGTATCCGTCCGACCATCAAGGCTGCCTTCGGTCCCGCGGCCGGCGCTGCGGGTGAAGAATTCCAATATATGAACGCGGCGGCGCCGCTGCTCACCGCAGACGGCTTCGAAATGCCGGAGCCGATGACGGTGCCCTTAGTCGAAGGGCTGGGCAGTTTCGCGAGCATGAATGAGCCCAATCTGATTGGGGATCTCACTGATAGCGTCAAGCGCACGCCGCTCAAACGCCTTGAGCAAATCGTCGAGTTCGATGAAGAGCAAGCTGCGGCCATCATGAAACTTTGGATGCGCCAGAAAGGCACGGCATGA
- a CDS encoding flagellar hook-basal body complex protein FliE gives MLPALSLIAPVASQMVGDVAGNAVGVLTGAANGAPDSFGAMLAQVSNDAMTKLKAGETAAISGMEGKTPVQQVVQTVLDAQQSLQTAVAIRDKLVSAYQEVSRMAI, from the coding sequence ATGCTTCCAGCGCTTTCGCTAATAGCCCCGGTGGCTTCGCAGATGGTCGGTGACGTCGCCGGCAATGCCGTTGGGGTTTTAACTGGCGCTGCCAATGGTGCGCCGGACAGTTTCGGCGCCATGCTGGCGCAAGTCTCTAATGATGCAATGACCAAGCTGAAAGCAGGGGAGACGGCCGCGATCTCGGGAATGGAAGGTAAGACGCCGGTCCAGCAAGTCGTGCAGACGGTGCTCGATGCCCAGCAGTCATTGCAGACGGCCGTTGCTATTCGTGACAAGCTTGTATCGGCCTATCAAGAAGTCAGCCGAATGGCGATCTGA
- the flgC gene encoding flagellar basal body rod protein FlgC: protein MIDPIAASLDVAASGLQAQSARLRVVSENMANAHSTSATPGGNPYARKTISFESTLDQASGVGLVKVRDIGVDSTPFNVEYDPGNPAADGRGFVKMPNVNLITEMTDMREANLSYEANLEVIKQGRSLYSMTVDLLRNS from the coding sequence ATGATTGATCCTATTGCAGCATCGCTCGATGTCGCGGCGTCTGGACTGCAGGCGCAGTCTGCGCGGCTGCGTGTCGTGTCCGAAAATATGGCGAATGCCCATTCGACCTCGGCGACGCCCGGGGGTAATCCTTATGCGCGCAAGACCATCAGTTTCGAGTCGACGTTGGACCAAGCGTCGGGAGTTGGTCTCGTCAAGGTCCGGGATATCGGTGTCGACTCGACTCCTTTCAACGTCGAGTATGATCCCGGCAATCCGGCTGCCGATGGTCGCGGCTTCGTCAAGATGCCCAATGTCAATCTCATCACCGAAATGACAGATATGCGGGAGGCAAATCTGTCTTACGAGGCCAATCTCGAGGTGATCAAGCAAGGGCGTTCACTCTATTCCATGACCGTCGATCTTTTGAGGAATTCCTAA
- the flgI gene encoding flagellar basal body P-ring protein FlgI, translating into MLRLVLVFLLCLTSVAAHAVVRIKDIATLQGVRDNQLVGYGLVVGLQNTGDTLRNATFTQQALQSMLDRLGVNVRGNANTRTLNVAAVIVTAELPPFVTPGTRIDVNVSSLGDATSLMGGTLILTSLTGVDGQTYALAQGQVSVSGFSAQGQAQSVTQNVPTAGRIPNGALVERALPGGFRDIGPLTLELRNPDFNTAVRIVDAINAFTVANFGMRSAHEQDQRSISLAKPAQIGAARFMAEIGELLVEPDMPARVVIDARSGTVVIGQDVQISTVGVTYGNITVRVTEMPNVSQPAPFSRGRTVVTPQTQVDVARQGGHIAIVHGANLRTLVAGLNQVGLRPSGIIAILQAIKTAGALQADLVVE; encoded by the coding sequence ATGCTGCGCCTTGTGCTGGTTTTCCTGTTGTGTCTGACAAGTGTCGCCGCTCATGCGGTCGTGCGCATTAAGGACATAGCGACGCTACAGGGGGTCAGGGATAATCAGCTTGTCGGTTATGGCCTCGTCGTCGGTCTGCAGAATACCGGCGACACGTTGCGCAACGCCACCTTTACGCAGCAGGCGCTGCAATCGATGCTCGATCGGCTCGGCGTCAATGTGCGCGGTAACGCCAATACGCGCACGCTGAATGTCGCGGCAGTCATTGTTACGGCGGAACTGCCGCCCTTCGTGACGCCGGGGACCCGAATCGATGTGAATGTCTCCTCCCTCGGCGATGCGACATCGTTGATGGGCGGCACTTTGATTCTGACATCCTTGACCGGCGTGGATGGTCAGACTTATGCGCTGGCCCAGGGACAGGTGAGCGTCTCCGGCTTTTCCGCGCAGGGGCAGGCACAAAGCGTCACTCAAAATGTGCCGACGGCGGGACGCATTCCCAATGGTGCGCTCGTCGAACGCGCGCTGCCTGGCGGATTTCGCGACATCGGTCCGCTCACGCTCGAATTGCGCAATCCAGATTTCAACACGGCGGTGCGCATCGTCGACGCGATCAATGCCTTTACGGTTGCAAATTTCGGAATGCGCAGCGCCCACGAACAGGATCAGCGCTCGATCTCTCTCGCCAAGCCGGCGCAGATAGGGGCGGCACGCTTTATGGCCGAGATCGGCGAGTTGCTGGTCGAGCCGGACATGCCGGCGCGCGTGGTCATCGACGCCCGCAGCGGCACTGTTGTGATCGGCCAGGATGTTCAGATATCCACCGTTGGCGTCACTTACGGCAACATTACCGTACGTGTCACAGAGATGCCGAATGTTTCGCAGCCGGCGCCCTTCTCGCGGGGGCGGACGGTTGTCACACCACAGACGCAAGTCGATGTCGCCAGGCAAGGTGGTCATATAGCGATCGTACATGGCGCTAATTTGCGTACTCTCGTTGCCGGACTCAACCAAGTAGGTTTGCGCCCCTCCGGCATTATCGCCATCTTGCAGGCGATCAAAACCGCTGGTGCGCTGCAGGCTGATCTCGTCGTTGAGTGA
- the fliP gene encoding flagellar type III secretion system pore protein FliP (The bacterial flagellar biogenesis protein FliP forms a type III secretion system (T3SS)-type pore required for flagellar assembly.) — translation MKRLVLASVFLIVATSTALAQAPDLNALIPQGAGSSAARIIQLIALLTVLSVAPGLLIMVTSFTRFIVALSFLRSGLGLQSTPANLVLISLALFMTFYVMAPTFDRSWQDGVKPLMDSSMTEQQAFPKIIEPFRLFMLKQVRDKDLKLFADLAPPDIKLKPGAEVDMRILIPAFMISELRRGFEMGFLIAMPFLVIDMIVSTITMSMGMMMLPPSVISLPIKIMFFILIDGWNMLIGSLIRSYS, via the coding sequence GTGAAAAGACTGGTTCTCGCTAGTGTTTTTCTGATCGTTGCGACGAGCACTGCGTTGGCGCAGGCGCCGGATCTCAATGCCCTGATTCCGCAGGGGGCCGGAAGCTCTGCCGCCCGTATCATCCAGCTCATAGCCTTGCTCACCGTGCTGTCGGTCGCGCCCGGCCTTCTGATCATGGTCACGAGCTTCACGCGATTCATCGTTGCTCTATCTTTTTTGCGTTCTGGTCTCGGCTTGCAGAGCACGCCGGCCAATCTCGTCCTCATCAGCCTCGCTTTGTTCATGACCTTTTACGTGATGGCGCCAACCTTCGATCGGTCCTGGCAAGATGGCGTGAAGCCGCTGATGGACAGTAGTATGACGGAGCAGCAGGCGTTTCCGAAGATCATCGAGCCTTTCCGCCTCTTCATGCTGAAGCAAGTGCGCGACAAGGATCTGAAGCTTTTTGCCGATCTCGCGCCGCCGGATATCAAGTTGAAGCCGGGCGCCGAAGTCGATATGCGGATTCTCATCCCCGCATTTATGATCTCGGAACTTCGGCGCGGCTTCGAGATGGGCTTTTTGATTGCTATGCCTTTCCTTGTCATCGACATGATCGTTTCGACGATCACCATGTCCATGGGCATGATGATGCTTCCCCCATCGGTCATTTCTCTTCCGATCAAAATCATGTTTTTCATTCTCATCGACGGCTGGAACATGCTGATCGGCAGCCTCATCCGCTCCTATAGCTAG
- a CDS encoding flagellin, with amino-acid sequence MSSSLLTNNAAMTALLSLGQTQQNLATYENQVSTGLKIASAKDNASYWSIATSMSSQIGALGAVSSALSESASMLSTMSNALQGTISIMDAIQNDLVSASTAGNNSASGLQKIQTDISTQQQQLISIGTSASFNGENFLASATGTSVNFLSSYNATSGASFITLNTSNTALFGTGVSNGSTANLTGGAGILDKAGASFPGSSILSMNVATATSGDISNMLKDVQTALTNIETAASTIGATQTNITGQQNFISNLSASLTSGVGALVDADMNQASTKISALQVQQQLGVQALSIANSNTQMILRLFQ; translated from the coding sequence ATGTCAAGCAGTCTCCTTACAAATAACGCCGCAATGACGGCGTTGCTCTCGCTTGGTCAAACCCAGCAGAACCTTGCCACTTACGAAAACCAGGTCTCGACCGGCCTGAAAATCGCTAGCGCCAAAGACAATGCCTCCTACTGGTCGATCGCGACCTCGATGAGCTCGCAGATCGGCGCGCTGGGTGCCGTTTCGAGCGCCCTGTCGGAAAGCGCGTCGATGCTCAGCACGATGAGCAATGCGCTGCAGGGGACGATTTCGATCATGGATGCCATCCAGAACGATCTCGTCAGCGCTTCGACCGCGGGCAATAATTCGGCTTCGGGCCTTCAAAAGATCCAGACGGATATTTCTACCCAGCAGCAGCAGCTCATCAGCATCGGCACGTCGGCTTCGTTCAACGGCGAAAACTTTCTCGCCTCGGCGACCGGTACGTCGGTCAATTTTCTGTCGTCGTACAATGCCACGAGCGGCGCCAGCTTTATCACCCTGAACACGAGCAACACAGCCTTGTTCGGAACGGGTGTCTCCAACGGCAGCACTGCCAATCTTACCGGCGGCGCGGGCATTCTTGATAAGGCGGGCGCGAGCTTCCCCGGCTCCTCGATCCTGAGCATGAACGTCGCCACGGCGACGTCCGGCGACATTTCGAACATGCTGAAGGATGTCCAGACGGCTCTGACCAATATCGAGACCGCGGCCAGCACGATCGGCGCGACGCAGACCAACATCACTGGGCAGCAGAACTTCATTTCCAACCTTTCGGCCTCGCTGACCTCCGGTGTCGGTGCGCTCGTCGATGCGGACATGAACCAGGCGTCGACCAAAATCTCGGCTTTGCAGGTCCAGCAGCAGCTCGGCGTCCAAGCCTTGTCGATCGCCAATTCCAACACCCAGATGATTCTCCGGCTGTTCCAGTAA
- the flgG gene encoding flagellar basal-body rod protein FlgG, protein MSNILSVAATGMAAQQLNVEVIANNIANINTTGFKRSRAEFTDLMYQAVRLPGVSTQGSNNPIPEGALVGLGVRTAAVRNLQIQGTLTNTGNSLDLALNGNGFFQITGPNGNTLYTRAGSFSTNNNGQLVTQDGYLVNPTMTIPTNAVNIAVSQSGIVSVTLANQTTPQQVGQLSLANFPNPGGLAPLGSNLFQQTEASGQPVAGVPGDPGFAIVEQGYLEASNVDPVKEITDLITAQRAYEMNSKVLTAADQMAQVVTKNLGA, encoded by the coding sequence ATGAGCAACATACTTTCCGTCGCGGCGACGGGCATGGCAGCGCAGCAGCTGAATGTCGAGGTGATCGCCAATAATATAGCGAATATCAACACGACGGGTTTCAAGCGCTCGCGCGCTGAGTTCACCGATCTCATGTATCAGGCAGTCCGTCTGCCCGGCGTTTCCACACAAGGCTCGAACAATCCGATCCCCGAGGGCGCGCTGGTCGGTCTCGGTGTCCGCACGGCGGCCGTGCGCAACCTGCAGATCCAAGGCACTTTGACGAATACGGGCAATAGCCTCGACCTTGCGCTCAACGGCAATGGGTTTTTCCAGATCACGGGGCCGAATGGCAATACGCTTTATACGCGTGCGGGCTCTTTTTCGACGAACAACAATGGTCAGCTGGTCACTCAGGACGGCTATCTCGTCAATCCGACAATGACCATCCCGACCAATGCGGTGAATATTGCGGTCAGCCAGTCGGGCATCGTCTCCGTCACATTGGCCAACCAGACGACGCCGCAGCAGGTCGGCCAATTGAGCTTGGCGAACTTTCCGAATCCCGGCGGTCTCGCTCCTCTGGGCAGCAATCTCTTTCAGCAGACCGAGGCTTCTGGGCAGCCGGTTGCCGGTGTGCCGGGCGATCCCGGCTTCGCGATCGTCGAACAAGGCTATCTCGAAGCCTCGAACGTCGATCCGGTGAAGGAAATCACCGATCTGATTACCGCTCAGCGTGCCTATGAGATGAACTCTAAGGTGTTGACCGCCGCGGATCAAATGGCGCAGGTGGTGACCAAGAATTTGGGGGCGTAA
- the flgH gene encoding flagellar basal body L-ring protein FlgH, with the protein MKVLAAVPIFLLLAGCAGDVTEIMRPPRMSSVGSGLSANVRPTAAALFVAQAPAQSQSLWNGSRTDLFSDQRATKIGDVITVLIAINDKATFGNTTDRAQNSEIKGGINFTNQQSTAMTQWNPQSDLTSSSNAQGQGSIDRSENIKLSVAAVVTDVLPNGNLIISGSQEVRVNYELRLLNVAGIIRPIDISRNNTISYDKIAEARISYGGRGRIMEVQQPSYGQQLWDRMKPM; encoded by the coding sequence ATGAAAGTTCTGGCCGCGGTTCCGATTTTCTTGCTGCTCGCCGGCTGCGCCGGCGATGTGACCGAGATTATGCGGCCGCCACGCATGAGCTCGGTAGGCAGCGGCCTCAGTGCCAATGTGCGTCCGACCGCTGCGGCTTTGTTCGTCGCGCAGGCTCCCGCGCAAAGCCAATCCTTGTGGAATGGTAGCCGCACCGATCTTTTCAGCGATCAGCGCGCGACCAAGATTGGCGACGTCATCACTGTTCTCATCGCGATCAACGACAAAGCGACATTTGGCAATACGACGGACCGGGCTCAGAATTCTGAGATCAAGGGTGGTATCAATTTTACCAACCAGCAAAGCACTGCGATGACGCAATGGAACCCGCAGAGCGATCTCACCTCTTCTTCGAACGCGCAGGGGCAGGGATCGATCGACCGTTCCGAGAACATCAAATTGTCGGTTGCTGCCGTCGTTACCGATGTGCTGCCGAACGGCAATCTCATCATCAGCGGCTCGCAGGAGGTGCGGGTCAATTACGAGCTGCGCTTGTTGAATGTCGCCGGGATCATCAGGCCGATCGATATCTCGCGTAATAATACGATTTCCTATGACAAGATCGCGGAGGCGCGCATTTCCTATGGCGGCCGAGGCCGAATCATGGAAGTGCAGCAGCCAAGCTACGGTCAGCAGCTGTGGGATCGAATGAAACCGATGTAG
- a CDS encoding glycosyltransferase translates to MSRSADCSIAVVIPSRLEAAEGDKLFVEQAVEAACTQSIPRGVQLSFFVGIDVDAQVPRSVENHLPRVTFVRSRGRSQAAAINVAAAAAAAQGHDFIALLEDDDRWEPNFLSWALAFLDTSDFVSSNQLEVDAEGRCIRVNDFPTPSGWIMASELWRTVGPFDESFRWHLDNDWLGRLAISQANRVHLVEATAPITIDSCAQVRPWIANVLVHGGPHSAVRRHLSSRPLIRRLVHRGSGMYSIATNPAAAMESQKEYEQLIARYGRIPW, encoded by the coding sequence ATGAGCAGGTCGGCTGATTGTTCCATTGCCGTTGTCATACCTTCACGGCTCGAAGCCGCTGAAGGCGACAAACTCTTCGTCGAGCAGGCTGTCGAGGCGGCTTGTACACAAAGCATACCCCGCGGTGTCCAGCTTTCCTTTTTCGTCGGGATCGATGTCGACGCGCAGGTGCCGCGCTCGGTTGAAAACCATCTGCCGCGAGTGACTTTCGTGCGCAGCCGTGGCCGCAGCCAGGCGGCGGCGATCAATGTCGCCGCGGCGGCCGCGGCGGCGCAAGGCCATGATTTTATCGCCTTGCTCGAGGATGACGACCGTTGGGAGCCCAACTTTCTATCCTGGGCTCTTGCTTTCCTCGACACGAGCGATTTCGTTTCGTCGAATCAGTTGGAGGTGGATGCCGAGGGGCGTTGCATCCGCGTCAATGATTTTCCGACGCCGTCTGGCTGGATCATGGCATCCGAACTCTGGCGGACCGTTGGGCCATTCGATGAGTCTTTTCGCTGGCATCTCGACAATGATTGGCTCGGCCGCCTCGCGATCAGCCAGGCGAATCGTGTTCATCTCGTGGAGGCGACGGCGCCCATCACCATCGACAGTTGTGCGCAGGTACGTCCCTGGATCGCCAATGTCCTGGTTCATGGTGGTCCACATAGCGCGGTGCGGCGCCATCTCTCCTCGCGCCCCTTGATAAGGCGCCTCGTTCATCGCGGTTCCGGCATGTATTCCATCGCGACCAATCCAGCCGCCGCCATGGAAAGTCAGAAAGAGTATGAGCAATTGATTGCGCGCTATGGCCGCATTCCCTGGTAG
- a CDS encoding flagellar basal body-associated FliL family protein, translated as MKSWILAMLGLTVLAVAIGGLFGIQLAARLKSVEQPHVTDVDKGAAPRYGADASVLDLPPVITNLADPSTAWVRLQTAIVYDKKDVAKPQMLAATITGDILAYMKTVTLTQIGGASGLEHLREDLNERASIRSKGRVRELIIQTLVVQ; from the coding sequence ATGAAGAGCTGGATTCTGGCAATGCTTGGCCTGACGGTTCTCGCCGTCGCTATTGGTGGCCTGTTCGGAATCCAGCTCGCGGCGCGCTTGAAAAGTGTTGAGCAACCGCATGTGACGGATGTCGATAAAGGTGCCGCTCCTCGATATGGGGCCGATGCTAGCGTGCTCGATTTGCCGCCCGTTATCACCAATCTCGCCGACCCAAGCACCGCTTGGGTCCGATTGCAGACGGCGATTGTCTACGACAAGAAGGACGTGGCGAAGCCGCAGATGCTCGCCGCCACGATCACCGGCGACATATTGGCCTATATGAAAACCGTGACTTTGACGCAGATCGGCGGCGCCAGTGGGCTCGAGCATCTTCGTGAAGACCTTAACGAGCGCGCATCCATCCGCTCCAAAGGGCGGGTTCGCGAACTCATCATCCAGACCCTGGTGGTGCAGTGA